The Maridesulfovibrio salexigens DSM 2638 region CGCCCGCTTTAACAGCATCAACAATCTCTCTATGCTCTTGAGCGTGCGCACCAAGATCTACCCCATCTTCCAAATGCTGCTTTACCAAAGTAAACATCCAGTAGTCATTAGCTAAAGCTTCCCATGAGCGCACAAGTGAACCATTTCCGGAACACTCCATAATTGTCCTGTGAAAATCAAGGTCAGCCTGCCCCAAGGCAGTCATATCCTTACGCTCAACTCCGGCATACATACTTTCAACAGCGGACATAAGACCGTCAATGTCGATCCTGTTAAGCTCATACCCCCAGCTTAGTGCCAAAGGCTCAAGCTCACTCCGCACAGCAAAATAATCATACAACTCGTCCGAAGACAGTACTTTTACCCGGGACCCTTTATAGGGTTCGGTCTCCACAAAACCTCTGGCGGTCAAATCCCTGATCGCCTCCCGCACAGCACCCTGACTGACCTGAAGCTCCCGTGAAATTCTGGTTTCAACTATCTTATCACCGGGTTTCAAGTGTCCTTTCAAAATACTGCCTACGATGTGTTCTACAACATCATCACGCAAAACCCGTCTTTTCAGTCCAATACTGGATACCATAGAATTTTCCCCCTGAAGTAAAGGCCGGATCTATGCATTCCCCCTTTAAAACGCACATATCTTTGAGTGCGGAACCTAACCACTTTTTAAAACAATATCAAGGGAGGAAGTGTATACCACAACAATATATTATATAAAATCAATATCTAGCACACATACTAAAAACAACACAAACACCACATCTAATTATAAAATAAGCAAAATACAACGGCACACTGCGTGCTTTTATATAACATATCATTCAATACAACAGTTTTATTAAACTAATTATCGCAAAGCAGAATGCATATACTTTTACTATATCACAGTATTGCAAACATATTCTAATGCATTTCACAACAACCTGTCATTCGAAAGTACAACCTACTGACAACTCATTACTGCACTGAACAATAAAAAAGCCGCTATCCTTACGGATAGCGGCTTTTAAATAAGATTTTAATTAAGCGTTTATACTTTTTTCAGATCATCAATAACACTCTTAAGATCTTCAGACAGGCGGGACAGCTCATGCACTGCCTGAGATGATTGTTCCATAGCCTGGGAAGTTTCAGCCGCGATACGGTTGATTTCATCAGTATTACGGTTAATCTCTTCAGAAGCGGCGGACTGCTCCTCAGATGCAGTAGCAATAGCTCTGACCTGATCTGCTGTTGACTCTACAATATTGACTATTGAAGACAATGACTCTCCTGCATCTGAAGCATAAGAGGTACTTCTTTCAACCATGCCGGAGGCTTTTTCCATATCACTGATGCTATTGCGGGTTCCGGACTGAATAGCTGAAACCGCTTCGCCGACTTCCTTAGTGGCATCCATTGTTTTTTCAGCCAATTTCCTGACTTCGTCTGCTACTACGGCAAATCCTCGCCCAGCTTCACCTGCACGGGCGGCTTCAATGGCTGCGTTAAGAGCCAGCAGGTTAGTCTGGTCGGCAATATCGGTGATCACGTTCATAACCTGCCCGATACCTTCAGCCCTCTTGCCGAGATTTTCAAGCCCGATAGCCATCTGCCCTGCAGCAGCATCAACTTCACCAATACTTGAAATAACATTATCAACAATCCCACCACCGTCATCGGCCTGTTTGCGGGCATCATCAGCGCTCTCAGCTGCCTGTGAAGCGTTCTGGGCTACTTCGAAAACAGACGCATTCATCTCTTCCATAGCGGTTGCAGCTTCAGCTGAACGTTCACGCTGAATTTCTGCGCCTGATCTGGACTGCTCTATCTGGGCGGAAAGCTCCTGCGATGCACTGGTAACTTGATCTACAATCTGCTCCAACTGCCCCGCAGCCTGCAGCATACCTTCACGCTTAGCGTTTTCTGCGGCATTTCTCGCTTCTTCCGCCTCTGCCAAAGCTTCTTTCGCCAGCTTAGTCTGCTCTTCGGCTTCAAGACCTTTCTCTTCAGTTGTTTTGAGCAATTTACCCAGATCGACAACCATATCTTTCAAGGCCTGCTGCAAGGTAAGCAGCTCGCCGGAAAAACGGGACTCATCAGGGATAGCATCAAAGTCACCCTTTGAAACAGATTGGGCCGCACCGACAAGCATCTGAATGGGATTAGCAATAGACCGGGCAACAAACCAACCGAAAAGGCAAAGCACGACAGCAATACCAAGCCCCATAAGCAGGGTATCTTTAACGGTATCATACGCCCCTTCCATGATCTCTGCTTTATCGATCAGCAGAGCCAGCTTCCAGCCAAGGGCAGGCGAAGTAAATACCCGGACAAACTTCTCCTCTCCGCCAAGGATGACCGGAGCAAAGTCGTCTTTCATTTTAGCCAGTTCCTGCATTCCCGGATCTTCAAGATTATCCGCCTGCTTAAACGCATAATCCTTATTTAAAGGATCAGAGAGGATGGTGTTATCACCTTCCATTAATATGATATATCCGGTCTTACCGATCTTAATTGCGGAAACAACATCGGTAAGTGTGGACAGGTTGATGTCGAAGCCTACAACACCTATTACCCGGCCATTATCTCTGATCTTAGAAGTAATGGAACTTACAGCAACACCTGTTGTGGACTTGTACGCCTTACTGACAGAAGTATCCTTAGCCCCAGCCATGGCTGAAGTATACCACGGTCTTGCCCGGGGATCATAACCGGCAGGCATGCCATCCTCCGGATACATGTTGAATCCACCATCCTCCATACCGAAGAAAGCAAAATCATAAGCTTTATGACTTGTAACCATTCGTTTCATCAGGTCAAAAGCGTCCTTTGCCTTATCATTCATCAAATCTCTTTTGACCGCATCAAGACTCTTATCCTGAACCAGATTCAGGTTATTACCGAATGACTCAGTTACCGCCGGTTCCCCGGCCAGAAATTTTGCATTCAACTCCGCTTCATGCATAAACTCTGAGATAAAATTATTCACTTGCTGCAATTCGCTAAGCGAAGACTCCTCAAAAGCCGTCTGAGCCATATCAGTCATTTTCACAAAAGAAATCGAAGCCATACCGCCTGCACATAGCAGTACAGCAGCCAGAATCAATAATATCAGTTTATTCTTGATGTCCAACCTCATTCAGTTAACCTCCTACCGAATTCTCTCCAAAATAAATGTAAGCACCACCCATGATATATTATTTATATATCGTCACAAACTGGCTTTACTTAAGTGAATCACACAGACTTTTGTATTATAATCCACCTAACTAACATCATAACAAAAAAAGCCTTCTGACAGGCAGAAGGCTTCATAGTGACACTTTTATTGAAATGCTTAGTTATTCATTTTCATGGTTATCACCGGCAGGTAACCTGATTATGAACTTTGATCCCTTACCCTCTTCTGACTCAACAAGGAATTCTCCCTCATGATTGCGGGTAATGATAAAATAGGAAACTGAAAGACCGAGCCCTGTTCCAAGCCCCACGCGCTTTGTAGTATAAAACGGTTCAAAAACCCTTTTACGGACATCTTCATCCATTCCGGGACCGTTATCCTCTACTTCAACACGTACAAACTTTCCGTCCTTGCGAGTTCTCAGAGTCAATGTTGGACGTTCATCCGTAAAATCTTTATCTGCCATAGCCTGAGCAGCATTTTTGAATATGTTCAAAAAGACCTGCTCAATCTCAGTTTCAGTAATACCTACGGCCGGAAGATTCTGTTCATAGTCCCTACGGATTTCAATGACCTTAAAATCATATTTTTTCTTAAGATCATAGTCATTCTCGGCAAGACTCAATGCTTTTTCGAGAATTCCCTTCACCTGAACCTGAGTACGGGAAGACTCACTTTTGCGGCTGAATTCAAGCATATTACGAACAATGGAAGCTGCCCTGCGTCCGGCATCGCTGATACCTCGCAAGTAACCGAGAATACCACGCTTATCCATATACTGGTGGACCTTATTCAAATCCAGACCCAACTCAGAAGCAACTTCTATATTCTTCTTCAAAGACGGAGATAAACGCCTTTCAGTACCCTGCACCCCTGAAAGCACTGCGCCCAGCGGATTATTGATTTCATGTGCCATCCCAGCGGCAAGACCACCGACAGACATCATCTTTTCAGTCTGAATCATCATATCCTCAAGGCGAGACTTCATGGTCACATCATCAATAAGAACAACTGCGCCTCGTCCATCTTCACTTTCGAGCAGAGGATAAATTTTAATATTTTTATACTGAATATGACCATCTGAATTGAACGGAATCTTATTCTTCTCACGAACTTCAAGCTTTTCAACCGAGTCCATAATCAAATCACGTTCATCTTTAAGCTGGGGGAAAACGTCCATTAACTGAGTGCCAGCAACCTGTTCGTAGGTCAGTCCGGTATCTTCCTCAGCAGACCTGTTCCACTGATTAATCCTTAGGGATTCATCAACACCGACAAGCATCGTCGGCATGGAATCAATGGTATTTTTAAGCAGATTACGTAAACGGGCCAATTCGTTTTCAGCAGTCTTTTTCTCGGTAAAGTCAAAAGCGATTCCCAGAAAAGAAGTCACCTCTCCTGTCTCATCCCTGACAACCACTGTACTATCTGCAATCCAGTATACCCGTCCTGTGGGATCTACGATCCGGTACTCATGCCGATAATGATCATCACCGGCATCAATGAACCCTTGGACCTCTTCTTCTACCTTGGCTTTGTCGGCAGGATGAATAACCTCACCGTACTTCACCTTACCGGACATAAAGTCGTCGGCCTTAAATCCCAACTGGCTGACATTCTGAGAAACAAGCTCAACAGGCCAGTCATACTCATTTCTCCATTTAAAAAGAACCATAGGGCTTTTTTCAACAATCATATTGGATTGCCGTAAAGCTTCTTCCGCTTTCTTACGCTCGGCAATATCCCGGATCAAATTAAGGCGCATTTCATTGAACGCCTCAGCAACACGATCAATTTCATCCGGCTTGGTGTTTTTCTTCCGCCGCTTAAGTACCAACTCGCGGCCAAGGGTGCTGATATCCATTTCCTGTGCATATTCAGCCATGGTCTGCAAATGACGGGTGACCATATAATGGATAATCATGAGGATAAACAGCGCGACTAAAAAGGTCTTAACCGCCTGAGTAAGCAGGACGACAAAGACCCTTAATCGTAAGCGTTTGAAAACATTATCAAGATCGGCAACAGCACGCAGCTGTCCTACCTCAACACTCTTTCCGTCAATGACATGTACCAGTGGAAAATTTTTCTCAATTACATTGCCACCGGCAGGCACTTTACCAATAAATGCCACCGGATCAACAGATCCGAAAGACATCTCAACGACCTCAAGGTATCGCATCCCGGGTAGCTTTAAAGCCCCTTCAAGCTGGATTTTAACATGGTCTATATTAATATCCCAAAGGCTGGCGGCTATCGTATTGACGTAGCTGTGCTCAATCTGCCCGAATCCTTTTTGAATCTCGCTGACATCACTACGGTATTCCATATACAGCTGGACGCTGGTGCCAAGAATCGTAAAAAAGGAACTACAAATTAAAATATATACAAGAAGCTTGTATGG contains the following coding sequences:
- a CDS encoding GntR family transcriptional regulator produces the protein MVSSIGLKRRVLRDDVVEHIVGSILKGHLKPGDKIVETRISRELQVSQGAVREAIRDLTARGFVETEPYKGSRVKVLSSDELYDYFAVRSELEPLALSWGYELNRIDIDGLMSAVESMYAGVERKDMTALGQADLDFHRTIMECSGNGSLVRSWEALANDYWMFTLVKQHLEDGVDLGAHAQEHREIVDAVKAGDLDLTKELLRNHYSL
- a CDS encoding methyl-accepting chemotaxis protein, which encodes MRLDIKNKLILLILAAVLLCAGGMASISFVKMTDMAQTAFEESSLSELQQVNNFISEFMHEAELNAKFLAGEPAVTESFGNNLNLVQDKSLDAVKRDLMNDKAKDAFDLMKRMVTSHKAYDFAFFGMEDGGFNMYPEDGMPAGYDPRARPWYTSAMAGAKDTSVSKAYKSTTGVAVSSITSKIRDNGRVIGVVGFDINLSTLTDVVSAIKIGKTGYIILMEGDNTILSDPLNKDYAFKQADNLEDPGMQELAKMKDDFAPVILGGEEKFVRVFTSPALGWKLALLIDKAEIMEGAYDTVKDTLLMGLGIAVVLCLFGWFVARSIANPIQMLVGAAQSVSKGDFDAIPDESRFSGELLTLQQALKDMVVDLGKLLKTTEEKGLEAEEQTKLAKEALAEAEEARNAAENAKREGMLQAAGQLEQIVDQVTSASQELSAQIEQSRSGAEIQRERSAEAATAMEEMNASVFEVAQNASQAAESADDARKQADDGGGIVDNVISSIGEVDAAAGQMAIGLENLGKRAEGIGQVMNVITDIADQTNLLALNAAIEAARAGEAGRGFAVVADEVRKLAEKTMDATKEVGEAVSAIQSGTRNSISDMEKASGMVERSTSYASDAGESLSSIVNIVESTADQVRAIATASEEQSAASEEINRNTDEINRIAAETSQAMEQSSQAVHELSRLSEDLKSVIDDLKKV
- a CDS encoding ATP-binding protein, whose product is MEYRSDVSEIQKGFGQIEHSYVNTIAASLWDINIDHVKIQLEGALKLPGMRYLEVVEMSFGSVDPVAFIGKVPAGGNVIEKNFPLVHVIDGKSVEVGQLRAVADLDNVFKRLRLRVFVVLLTQAVKTFLVALFILMIIHYMVTRHLQTMAEYAQEMDISTLGRELVLKRRKKNTKPDEIDRVAEAFNEMRLNLIRDIAERKKAEEALRQSNMIVEKSPMVLFKWRNEYDWPVELVSQNVSQLGFKADDFMSGKVKYGEVIHPADKAKVEEEVQGFIDAGDDHYRHEYRIVDPTGRVYWIADSTVVVRDETGEVTSFLGIAFDFTEKKTAENELARLRNLLKNTIDSMPTMLVGVDESLRINQWNRSAEEDTGLTYEQVAGTQLMDVFPQLKDERDLIMDSVEKLEVREKNKIPFNSDGHIQYKNIKIYPLLESEDGRGAVVLIDDVTMKSRLEDMMIQTEKMMSVGGLAAGMAHEINNPLGAVLSGVQGTERRLSPSLKKNIEVASELGLDLNKVHQYMDKRGILGYLRGISDAGRRAASIVRNMLEFSRKSESSRTQVQVKGILEKALSLAENDYDLKKKYDFKVIEIRRDYEQNLPAVGITETEIEQVFLNIFKNAAQAMADKDFTDERPTLTLRTRKDGKFVRVEVEDNGPGMDEDVRKRVFEPFYTTKRVGLGTGLGLSVSYFIITRNHEGEFLVESEEGKGSKFIIRLPAGDNHENE